A section of the Capra hircus breed San Clemente chromosome 23, ASM170441v1, whole genome shotgun sequence genome encodes:
- the LOC102176782 gene encoding BOLA class I histocompatibility antigen, alpha chain BL3-7 isoform X3, producing the protein MRVMGPRTLLLLLQGALVLTETWAGSHSLRYFYTAVSRPGLGEPRFIAVGYVDDTQFVLFDSDAPNPRMEPRARWVEQEGPEYWDLNTRRTKDAAQTFRANLNNLRGYYNQSEAGSHTVQEMYGCDVEPDGRLLRGYSQYGYDGRDYIALNEDLRSWTAADTAAQISKRKFEQRGAADRVRHYLNRECVEGLLRHLEKGKDTLQRADPPKTHVTHHHISEREVTLRCWALGFYPEEISLTWQRDGEDQTQDMELVETRPSGDGTFQKWAALVVPSGEEQKHTCHVQHEGLQEPLTLRWGENAGTYTQASCSDSAQSSDV; encoded by the exons ATGCGGGTCATGGGGCCGAGaaccctcctcctgctgctgcaggGGGCGCTGGTCCTGACCGAGACCTGGGCGG gctcCCACTCCCTGAGGTATTTCTACACCGCCGTGTCCCGGCCCGGCCTCGGGGAGCCCCGCTTCATCGCCGTCGGCTACGTGGACGACACGCAGTTCGTGCTGTTCGACAGCGACGCCCCGAATCCGAGGATGGAGCCGCGGGCGCGGTGGGTGGAGCAGGAGGGGCCCGAGTATTGGGATCTGAACACGCGGAGAACCAAGGACGCCGCACAGACTTTCCGAGCGAACCTGAACAACCTGCGCGGCTACTACAACCAGAGCGAGGCCG GGTCTCACACCGTCCAGGAGATGTACGGCTGCGACGTGGAGCCGGACGGGCGTCTCCTCCGCGGGTACAGTCAGTACGGCTACGACGGCAGAGATTATATCGCCCTGAACGAGGACCTGCGCTCCTGGACCGCGGCGGACACGGCGGCTCAGATCTCCAAGCGCAAGTTTGAGCAGCGCGGTGCTGCGGACCGTGTGAGACACTACCTGAACCGCGAGTGCGTGGAGGGGCTCCTCAGACacctggagaaagggaaggacaCGCTGCAGCGCGCAG ACCCTCCAAAGACACATGTGACCCATCACCACATCTCTGAGCGTGAGGTCACCCTGAGGTGTTGGGCCTTGGGCTTCTACCCTGAGGAGATCTCACTGACCTGGCAGCGTGATGGGGAGGACCAGACCCAGGACATGGAGCTTGTGGAGACCAGGCCTTCAGGGGATGGAACCTTCCAGAAGTGGGCAGCCCTGGTGGTGCCTTCTGGAGAGGAGCAGAAACACACGTGTCACGTGCAGCACGAGGGGCTTCAGGAGCCCCTCACCCTAAGATGGG GTGAAAATGCAGGGACCTACACTCAAGCTTCAT GCAGTGACAGTGCCCAGAGCTCTGATGTGTGA
- the LOC102176782 gene encoding BOLA class I histocompatibility antigen, alpha chain BL3-7 isoform X2 yields the protein MRVMGPRTLLLLLQGALVLTETWAGSHSLRYFYTAVSRPGLGEPRFIAVGYVDDTQFVLFDSDAPNPRMEPRARWVEQEGPEYWDLNTRRTKDAAQTFRANLNNLRGYYNQSEAGSHTVQEMYGCDVEPDGRLLRGYSQYGYDGRDYIALNEDLRSWTAADTAAQISKRKFEQRGAADRVRHYLNRECVEGLLRHLEKGKDTLQRADPPKTHVTHHHISEREVTLRCWALGFYPEEISLTWQRDGEDQTQDMELVETRPSGDGTFQKWAALVVPSGEEQKHTCHVQHEGLQEPLTLRWEPPQPSVAIIIIVGLVFLVFIGAVVAGAGIWRKRSGENAGTYTQASCSDSAQSSDV from the exons ATGCGGGTCATGGGGCCGAGaaccctcctcctgctgctgcaggGGGCGCTGGTCCTGACCGAGACCTGGGCGG gctcCCACTCCCTGAGGTATTTCTACACCGCCGTGTCCCGGCCCGGCCTCGGGGAGCCCCGCTTCATCGCCGTCGGCTACGTGGACGACACGCAGTTCGTGCTGTTCGACAGCGACGCCCCGAATCCGAGGATGGAGCCGCGGGCGCGGTGGGTGGAGCAGGAGGGGCCCGAGTATTGGGATCTGAACACGCGGAGAACCAAGGACGCCGCACAGACTTTCCGAGCGAACCTGAACAACCTGCGCGGCTACTACAACCAGAGCGAGGCCG GGTCTCACACCGTCCAGGAGATGTACGGCTGCGACGTGGAGCCGGACGGGCGTCTCCTCCGCGGGTACAGTCAGTACGGCTACGACGGCAGAGATTATATCGCCCTGAACGAGGACCTGCGCTCCTGGACCGCGGCGGACACGGCGGCTCAGATCTCCAAGCGCAAGTTTGAGCAGCGCGGTGCTGCGGACCGTGTGAGACACTACCTGAACCGCGAGTGCGTGGAGGGGCTCCTCAGACacctggagaaagggaaggacaCGCTGCAGCGCGCAG ACCCTCCAAAGACACATGTGACCCATCACCACATCTCTGAGCGTGAGGTCACCCTGAGGTGTTGGGCCTTGGGCTTCTACCCTGAGGAGATCTCACTGACCTGGCAGCGTGATGGGGAGGACCAGACCCAGGACATGGAGCTTGTGGAGACCAGGCCTTCAGGGGATGGAACCTTCCAGAAGTGGGCAGCCCTGGTGGTGCCTTCTGGAGAGGAGCAGAAACACACGTGTCACGTGCAGCACGAGGGGCTTCAGGAGCCCCTCACCCTAAGATGGG AACCTCCTCAGCCCTCTGTCGCCATCATCATCATTGTTGGTCTGGTTTTCCTTGTGTTCATTGGAGCTGTGGTGGCTGGAGCTGGGATCTGGAGGAAGCGCTCAg GTGAAAATGCAGGGACCTACACTCAAGCTTCAT GCAGTGACAGTGCCCAGAGCTCTGATGTGTGA
- the LOC102176782 gene encoding BOLA class I histocompatibility antigen, alpha chain BL3-7 isoform X1, producing MRVMGPRTLLLLLQGALVLTETWAGSHSLRYFYTAVSRPGLGEPRFIAVGYVDDTQFVLFDSDAPNPRMEPRARWVEQEGPEYWDLNTRRTKDAAQTFRANLNNLRGYYNQSEAGSHTVQEMYGCDVEPDGRLLRGYSQYGYDGRDYIALNEDLRSWTAADTAAQISKRKFEQRGAADRVRHYLNRECVEGLLRHLEKGKDTLQRADPPKTHVTHHHISEREVTLRCWALGFYPEEISLTWQRDGEDQTQDMELVETRPSGDGTFQKWAALVVPSGEEQKHTCHVQHEGLQEPLTLRWEPPQPSVAIIIIVGLVFLVFIGAVVAGAGIWRKRSGREGRERSEFSCLTEGFQVQVEVCLLCSWEIPSIHMGLLVWSRC from the exons ATGCGGGTCATGGGGCCGAGaaccctcctcctgctgctgcaggGGGCGCTGGTCCTGACCGAGACCTGGGCGG gctcCCACTCCCTGAGGTATTTCTACACCGCCGTGTCCCGGCCCGGCCTCGGGGAGCCCCGCTTCATCGCCGTCGGCTACGTGGACGACACGCAGTTCGTGCTGTTCGACAGCGACGCCCCGAATCCGAGGATGGAGCCGCGGGCGCGGTGGGTGGAGCAGGAGGGGCCCGAGTATTGGGATCTGAACACGCGGAGAACCAAGGACGCCGCACAGACTTTCCGAGCGAACCTGAACAACCTGCGCGGCTACTACAACCAGAGCGAGGCCG GGTCTCACACCGTCCAGGAGATGTACGGCTGCGACGTGGAGCCGGACGGGCGTCTCCTCCGCGGGTACAGTCAGTACGGCTACGACGGCAGAGATTATATCGCCCTGAACGAGGACCTGCGCTCCTGGACCGCGGCGGACACGGCGGCTCAGATCTCCAAGCGCAAGTTTGAGCAGCGCGGTGCTGCGGACCGTGTGAGACACTACCTGAACCGCGAGTGCGTGGAGGGGCTCCTCAGACacctggagaaagggaaggacaCGCTGCAGCGCGCAG ACCCTCCAAAGACACATGTGACCCATCACCACATCTCTGAGCGTGAGGTCACCCTGAGGTGTTGGGCCTTGGGCTTCTACCCTGAGGAGATCTCACTGACCTGGCAGCGTGATGGGGAGGACCAGACCCAGGACATGGAGCTTGTGGAGACCAGGCCTTCAGGGGATGGAACCTTCCAGAAGTGGGCAGCCCTGGTGGTGCCTTCTGGAGAGGAGCAGAAACACACGTGTCACGTGCAGCACGAGGGGCTTCAGGAGCCCCTCACCCTAAGATGGG AACCTCCTCAGCCCTCTGTCGCCATCATCATCATTGTTGGTCTGGTTTTCCTTGTGTTCATTGGAGCTGTGGTGGCTGGAGCTGGGATCTGGAGGAAGCGCTCAggtagggaagggagggagagatctGAGTTTTCTTGTCTCACTGAGGGGTTTCAAGTCCAGGTAGAAGTTTGCCTGCTTTGTTCCTGGGAAATACCATCCATACATATGGGCTTGCTGGTCTGGAGCCGATGCTAA